Proteins encoded by one window of Actinocorallia herbida:
- a CDS encoding cobalamin biosynthesis protein, whose amino-acid sequence MVRTGTTARAAGLLLGAGLDALLGDPRRGHPVAGFGRAAAALEKAIYRDDRARGALFTGICAGTVLGAAVLAERAGRDRPVLRCLTTAAATWAVLGGTSLAREGEIMARHLEGGHLGAARLRLSHLCARDPSGLDGPALARATVESLAENTGDAVVSPLFWGAVAGVPGLAAYRALNTLDAMVGYRSARYANFGWASARLDDAANWLPARLTGALTVLAAPAVTPVSGGRLRASAEAWRVLRRDGARHPSPNAGRCEAAAAGALGVRLGGANTYAGEVETRPALGDGRDPDVPDIRRAVRLTRAVSAAAVAASAGLAFALGRARHGRAR is encoded by the coding sequence GTGGTGAGGACGGGGACGACGGCGCGGGCCGCGGGACTGCTGCTCGGCGCCGGGCTCGACGCGCTGCTCGGCGATCCGCGGCGCGGGCATCCCGTCGCCGGGTTCGGCAGGGCGGCGGCGGCGCTGGAGAAGGCCATCTATCGGGACGACCGGGCGCGCGGCGCGCTCTTCACCGGGATCTGCGCGGGCACCGTGCTCGGCGCCGCGGTGCTGGCCGAGCGGGCCGGACGGGACCGTCCGGTGCTCCGCTGCCTGACGACCGCGGCGGCCACCTGGGCCGTTCTGGGCGGCACGTCCCTGGCCCGCGAGGGCGAGATCATGGCCAGGCACCTCGAGGGCGGGCACCTCGGCGCGGCCCGGCTGCGGCTGTCGCACCTGTGCGCCCGCGACCCCTCCGGCCTCGACGGGCCGGCCCTGGCCCGCGCGACGGTCGAGTCCCTCGCCGAGAACACCGGTGACGCCGTGGTCTCCCCGCTCTTCTGGGGAGCCGTCGCGGGCGTCCCCGGGCTCGCCGCCTACCGCGCGCTGAACACGCTCGACGCCATGGTCGGCTACCGCAGCGCCAGGTACGCGAACTTCGGCTGGGCCTCGGCCAGGCTCGACGACGCCGCCAACTGGCTCCCCGCCCGGCTCACGGGCGCGCTGACGGTCCTCGCCGCCCCCGCCGTCACCCCGGTCTCCGGCGGGCGGCTGCGCGCGTCGGCCGAAGCGTGGCGGGTGCTGCGCCGCGATGGCGCCCGGCACCCCAGCCCGAACGCCGGGCGCTGCGAGGCGGCCGCGGCGGGCGCGCTCGGGGTGCGGCTCGGCGGCGCGAACACCTACGCGGGCGAGGTCGAGACCCGGCCCGCGCTCGGCGACGGCAGGGATCCCGACGTCCCCGACATCCGCCGCGCGGTCCGGCTGACCCGGGCCGTCTCGGCGGCCGCGGTCGCGGCGTCCGCCGGGCTCGCCTTCGCGCTGGGCCGCGCCCGCCACGGACGGGCCAGGTGA
- a CDS encoding DUF4328 domain-containing protein → MPCGLCGDIIPLEVVRCPACGAWSRRRDFRALGIGLFMLLGFNAFLAMGSSVSLLRLASELDGTSSLSYDPGSVSTTLAGYRDVFVVSLCLAVVTGVLFLAWLWQAHGQTLDKVRGHRLWTVGAWFVPLANLWLPPRLVLEVWLASGRYPLPRRHGVSVVVMAWWSNLLAAVGLAQLFPSMHAATLADARFAVQIGTAGAATLGLAATLAMAVVFHVTLLQLRVPPARPAQG, encoded by the coding sequence GTGCCGTGTGGCCTGTGCGGGGACATCATCCCGCTCGAGGTGGTCCGCTGCCCTGCGTGCGGCGCCTGGTCGCGCCGCCGCGACTTCCGGGCGCTGGGCATCGGCCTGTTCATGCTGCTGGGATTCAACGCCTTCCTCGCCATGGGCTCCTCGGTGAGCCTGCTGCGCCTGGCGTCCGAACTCGACGGCACGAGCTCGCTGTCCTACGACCCGGGGTCGGTCTCCACCACCCTCGCCGGCTACCGGGACGTCTTCGTGGTGTCCCTGTGCCTCGCCGTCGTCACCGGGGTGCTGTTCCTCGCCTGGCTGTGGCAGGCGCACGGGCAGACGCTCGACAAGGTGCGCGGCCACCGGCTGTGGACGGTCGGCGCCTGGTTCGTCCCGCTGGCCAACCTGTGGCTGCCGCCCCGCCTCGTGCTCGAGGTGTGGCTCGCCAGCGGCAGGTATCCGCTGCCGCGCAGGCACGGCGTGAGCGTCGTGGTGATGGCCTGGTGGTCGAACCTGCTCGCCGCCGTCGGCCTGGCCCAGCTCTTCCCCTCGATGCACGCCGCGACCCTCGCCGACGCGAGGTTCGCGGTCCAGATCGGCACCGCGGGCGCGGCCACGCTGGGCCTCGCGGCGACCCTGGCGATGGCCGTGGTCTTCCATGTGACGCTGCTCCAGCTGCGGGTGCCGCCCGCCCGCCCGGCCCAGGGCTGA
- a CDS encoding AlkA N-terminal domain-containing protein produces MTQTDEARYQAVCGRDGRFDGEFFLGVRTTGVYCRPSCPATTPKRENVGFYPTAAAAQAAGFRACKRCRPDAVPGSAAWQARADVVARAMRLIGDGTVDREGVVGLAARLGYSPRQLQRQLVAEVGAGPLALARAQRAHSARVLLQTTTLRVTDVAFAAGFASVRQFNDTIRAVYALTPTALRDTGRRALTAAASGIPLRLAYRGRYAAGPVLSFLAARAIPGVEEVTGEEGRRTYRRTLALPGGPALVTVLEPRKETGWLDCTVSLTDLRDLSSATQRVRRLFDLDADPYAVAESFADDPLLGPRLSEVPGLRSPGAADPDELAFRAVLGQQVSVTAARTLGARLVAAYGTPLAVPSGTLTHLFPAPSALAGASMDAVGMPASRREAVRALAAALESGEVALDPGADRTEAEKSLLAVRGVGAWTAAYIRMRALGDPDVLPPGDVVLRRALAAAGAADPARWAPWRSYATHLLWRSAAANRRKAS; encoded by the coding sequence GTGACGCAGACGGATGAGGCCCGCTACCAGGCGGTTTGCGGGCGAGACGGCAGATTCGACGGCGAGTTCTTCCTCGGCGTGCGGACCACCGGCGTCTACTGCCGTCCGAGTTGTCCGGCCACGACGCCGAAGCGCGAGAACGTCGGCTTCTATCCGACGGCGGCGGCCGCGCAGGCCGCGGGCTTCCGGGCGTGCAAGCGGTGCCGGCCGGACGCGGTGCCGGGATCGGCGGCCTGGCAGGCGCGCGCGGACGTGGTGGCGCGTGCGATGCGGCTGATCGGGGACGGCACGGTCGACAGGGAGGGCGTCGTGGGGCTCGCGGCCCGGCTCGGGTACAGCCCGCGGCAGCTCCAGCGGCAGCTCGTCGCCGAGGTCGGGGCGGGGCCGCTGGCCCTGGCCCGCGCCCAGCGCGCGCACTCGGCCCGCGTCCTCCTCCAGACGACCACGCTGCGTGTGACGGACGTCGCCTTCGCGGCGGGCTTCGCCAGCGTGCGGCAGTTCAACGACACGATCCGCGCCGTCTACGCCCTGACGCCGACCGCTTTGCGGGACACGGGGCGCCGCGCCCTCACCGCCGCGGCCTCCGGCATCCCTCTGCGACTCGCCTATCGGGGGAGATACGCGGCGGGCCCTGTCCTCTCCTTCCTGGCGGCGCGTGCGATCCCCGGGGTGGAAGAGGTGACGGGCGAAGAGGGCAGACGCACCTATCGCCGGACCCTTGCGCTGCCCGGAGGTCCCGCGCTCGTCACGGTCCTGGAACCCCGCAAGGAGACGGGTTGGCTCGACTGCACCGTCTCGCTTACGGATCTCCGTGACCTGTCTTCGGCGACCCAGCGGGTGCGCAGGCTGTTCGACCTGGACGCCGACCCGTACGCCGTCGCCGAGAGCTTCGCCGACGACCCGCTCCTGGGGCCGCGGCTCTCGGAGGTCCCCGGGCTGCGCTCTCCCGGCGCGGCGGATCCCGACGAGCTGGCCTTCCGTGCCGTGCTCGGCCAGCAGGTCAGTGTGACGGCGGCCCGGACGCTGGGGGCAAGGCTCGTCGCCGCCTATGGGACGCCCCTGGCGGTCCCCTCCGGCACGCTCACCCATCTCTTCCCCGCTCCCTCGGCCCTTGCCGGGGCGTCCATGGACGCCGTGGGCATGCCCGCCTCCCGTCGTGAGGCAGTGCGCGCGCTTGCAGCGGCCCTCGAGTCGGGGGAAGTGGCCCTCGACCCCGGCGCCGACCGCACCGAGGCGGAGAAGTCCCTGCTCGCGGTCCGCGGCGTCGGGGCCTGGACGGCGGCCTACATCCGCATGCGCGCGCTCGGCGACCCCGATGTGCTCCCGCCCGGCGACGTCGTCCTGCGGCGCGCGCTGGCCGCCGCGGGGGCGGCCGACCCGGCCCGCTGGGCGCCGTGGCGCAGTTACGCGACCCATCTGCTGTGGCGCTCGGCCGCGGCCAACCGAAGGAAGGCATCATGA
- a CDS encoding FAD-binding oxidoreductase: protein MLADLLSKVTQVVVDPSVMAGYETDFTGRWRGRARLVVRPGSAAEVAEVLRICAAEGVPVVPQGGNTGLVGGGVPMDGEVVVSLRRLSALGPVDKAARQVTAGAGTVLSDLQRHARAAGLDFGVDLTPRDSATIGGMIATNAGGERVLRHGTTKANVVGVEAVLADGSVISRLDGLPKDNTGFDLPFAASEGTLGIITAARLRLVPYLTRRATALLGLPSPEAALAALERLRAVGSLESAEFFLPEGLALVRRHTGLPAPTRQEHAFYVLVECAAAEDPSEELHEALADVDAPETVVAADPSDRHRLWTYREAHAEAIRAEGAARKLDVGVPLPALPAFLADVPRLAGDAVPVLFGHLAEANVHVNLLGGTTDPSTAILARVAGLGGTISAEHGVGRAKAAYLTLTRSTAEIAALRAVKAALDPAGLLNPGVIFP from the coding sequence ATGCTCGCGGACCTCCTCTCCAAGGTGACCCAGGTAGTCGTCGACCCGTCCGTCATGGCCGGGTACGAGACGGACTTCACGGGGCGGTGGCGGGGCCGTGCCCGGCTCGTCGTCCGGCCGGGCTCGGCGGCCGAGGTCGCCGAGGTGCTGCGGATCTGCGCCGCGGAGGGCGTCCCGGTGGTCCCGCAGGGCGGCAACACCGGCCTCGTCGGCGGCGGCGTCCCGATGGACGGCGAGGTCGTCGTCTCACTGCGGCGCCTCAGCGCGCTAGGCCCCGTGGACAAGGCGGCCCGGCAGGTGACGGCCGGGGCGGGGACCGTCCTTTCCGATCTCCAGCGGCACGCGCGGGCCGCGGGCCTGGACTTCGGCGTGGACCTCACCCCGCGCGACTCCGCGACGATCGGCGGCATGATCGCCACCAACGCGGGCGGCGAGCGGGTGCTCCGCCACGGCACCACCAAGGCCAACGTGGTCGGCGTGGAGGCCGTCCTCGCCGACGGGTCCGTCATCTCCCGCCTGGACGGGCTGCCCAAGGACAACACCGGATTCGACCTCCCGTTCGCCGCCAGCGAGGGAACCCTGGGCATCATCACGGCGGCCCGCCTGCGCCTGGTGCCTTATCTGACGCGCAGGGCCACCGCCCTTCTGGGACTCCCCAGCCCCGAAGCCGCCCTGGCCGCCCTGGAACGGCTGCGCGCGGTCGGCTCCCTGGAGTCCGCCGAGTTCTTCCTCCCCGAGGGCCTCGCCTTGGTGCGCCGCCACACCGGGCTGCCTGCGCCGACCCGCCAGGAGCACGCCTTCTACGTCCTGGTCGAGTGCGCCGCGGCGGAGGACCCGTCCGAGGAGCTGCACGAGGCGCTGGCCGACGTGGACGCCCCGGAGACCGTCGTCGCGGCCGACCCCTCCGACCGGCACCGCCTGTGGACCTACCGGGAGGCGCACGCCGAGGCCATCCGGGCCGAAGGGGCGGCCCGGAAGCTCGACGTCGGCGTACCGCTGCCCGCCCTGCCCGCCTTCCTCGCCGACGTCCCCCGCCTCGCCGGGGACGCCGTCCCCGTCCTGTTCGGGCACCTCGCCGAGGCGAACGTGCACGTCAACCTCCTGGGCGGCACCACCGACCCGTCCACCGCGATCCTCGCCCGGGTCGCCGGGCTGGGCGGCACGATCAGCGCCGAGCACGGCGTGGGCCGCGCCAAGGCCGCCTACCTGACCCTCACCCGGAGCACCGCCGAGATCGCCGCGCTGCGCGCCGTCAAGGCCGCGCTGGACCCCGCCGGGTTGCTCAACCCCGGCGTGATCTTCCCCTGA
- a CDS encoding quinone oxidoreductase family protein produces MRAIVVAEHGGPEALAEREEPVPVPGPRDVLIRVAAAGVNYIDTYYRSGHYHRDLPFTLGEEAAGTVEAIGAEVADFEIGDVVVTSTARGGYAEFALADTDRVVPVPAEVTPEQAAAALLQGMTAHYLTHDTFPVGEGDTVLLHAASGGVGLLVTQLVKLRGGRLIGTVSTPEKEKLARDAGADEVIGYADFPARVRELTDGRGVDVVYDGVGKDTFDGSLASLRPRGLLALFGAASGAVTGLDTGRLASAGSVFLTRPTLVHYTLTVAELRERAAAVFGHVASGALDVHIGRTYPLSDARIAHEDLEGRRTTGKLLLVP; encoded by the coding sequence ATGCGCGCGATCGTCGTCGCCGAGCACGGCGGACCCGAGGCCCTCGCCGAGCGGGAGGAGCCGGTGCCGGTGCCGGGACCGCGCGACGTGCTGATCCGGGTGGCCGCGGCGGGCGTGAACTACATCGACACCTACTACCGCTCCGGCCACTACCACCGGGACCTGCCTTTCACGTTGGGCGAGGAGGCCGCGGGGACCGTCGAGGCGATCGGCGCGGAGGTCGCCGACTTCGAGATCGGCGACGTGGTCGTCACCTCCACCGCGCGCGGCGGCTACGCCGAGTTCGCGCTCGCCGACACCGACCGCGTGGTGCCCGTGCCCGCGGAGGTCACGCCGGAGCAGGCCGCCGCGGCGCTGCTCCAGGGCATGACGGCGCACTACCTCACGCACGACACCTTTCCCGTCGGGGAGGGCGACACGGTGCTGCTGCACGCCGCGTCGGGCGGGGTGGGGCTGCTGGTCACCCAGCTCGTCAAGCTGCGCGGCGGCCGTCTCATCGGCACGGTGTCCACGCCGGAGAAGGAGAAGCTCGCCCGTGACGCGGGCGCCGATGAGGTCATCGGCTACGCGGACTTCCCGGCGCGCGTACGCGAGCTGACCGACGGCCGCGGTGTGGACGTCGTCTACGACGGGGTCGGCAAGGACACCTTCGACGGCAGCCTCGCCTCGCTGCGCCCGCGCGGCCTCCTCGCCCTGTTCGGCGCGGCCAGCGGCGCGGTCACCGGCCTGGACACCGGACGGCTGGCGAGCGCGGGCTCGGTCTTCCTCACCCGGCCGACGCTCGTGCACTACACCCTGACGGTCGCGGAACTGCGGGAGCGGGCAGCCGCGGTGTTCGGCCACGTCGCCTCGGGCGCCCTCGACGTCCACATCGGCCGGACATATCCGCTGTCTGATGCCCGAATCGCCCACGAAGATCTCGAAGGTCGGCGTACTACCGGTAAGTTGCTCCTCGTCCCCTGA
- a CDS encoding methylated-DNA--[protein]-cysteine S-methyltransferase, which translates to MTVHTTVAGPIGDLLLVGTATEDGLALASLTLPEHRWTPADPGVRDDGPFRALRDQLDAYFAGELKDFSYTPALCGTPFQRQVWAALDALPYGATTTYGRLNSALGGSPARARAVGVAIGANPVSILRPCHRVVGADGSLTGYAGGLAAKHALLTLEGVLL; encoded by the coding sequence ATGACGGTCCACACGACGGTCGCCGGCCCGATCGGCGATCTGCTGCTCGTCGGCACGGCCACCGAGGACGGGCTGGCGCTCGCCTCGCTGACGCTGCCGGAGCACCGCTGGACCCCGGCGGATCCCGGCGTCCGCGACGACGGCCCGTTCCGCGCGCTCCGGGACCAGCTCGACGCCTATTTCGCCGGGGAGCTCAAGGACTTCTCCTATACCCCCGCCCTTTGCGGCACGCCCTTCCAGCGGCAGGTGTGGGCCGCCCTGGACGCCCTGCCTTACGGCGCGACGACCACCTACGGGCGCCTGAACTCCGCGCTGGGCGGCTCGCCCGCCAGGGCCAGGGCCGTGGGGGTGGCGATCGGCGCGAACCCGGTGTCGATCCTGCGCCCCTGCCACCGGGTCGTCGGGGCCGACGGATCCCTGACGGGCTACGCCGGAGGGCTCGCGGCCAAGCACGCGCTCCTGACCCTGGAGGGCGTGCTTCTGTGA
- a CDS encoding cobyric acid synthase: MSALPRGSVLIAGTTSDAGKSVVVAGICRWLARRGVRVAPFKAQNMSLNSMVTADGAEIGRAQVMQAQAAGVEPTAHFNPILLKPGSDRRSQVVVRGRPIADVDALEYYAFKDRLKEVALESYRALREEYDVVVCEGAGSPAEINLRRGDIANMGLARAADLPVLVVGDIDRGGVFAALYGTVGLLEPADQALVSGFVINKFRGARELLQPGIDQITALTGRPTLGVLPWLDGLWLDVEDSLGLDAARPATGTPHGEEPLRVAVLRFPRISNFTDLDALSCEPGVSVRFVTGPGELADADLIVLPGSRATVADLAWLRDRGFAAALAATDKPVLGVCGGYQMLARTIADDVESGKGMVEGLGLLPTTVRFEKDKVLARPEGEHYGYPVRAYEIHHGRVTVHGGTPFLDGCRQGRVFGTTWHGALENDAFRRAFLAETAELAGRRFVPAPGTSFAALREAQLDALADLVADHLDGPALDALITSGAPAGLPLLPPGGVPHQPLS; the protein is encoded by the coding sequence GTGAGCGCCCTGCCGCGCGGCTCGGTGCTGATCGCGGGCACGACGTCGGACGCGGGCAAGAGCGTGGTCGTCGCCGGGATCTGCCGGTGGCTGGCCCGGCGCGGGGTGCGGGTCGCCCCGTTCAAGGCGCAGAACATGTCGCTGAACTCGATGGTCACCGCCGACGGCGCGGAGATCGGCCGGGCGCAGGTGATGCAGGCGCAGGCCGCGGGCGTCGAGCCGACCGCGCACTTCAACCCGATCCTGCTCAAGCCCGGGAGCGACCGGCGTAGCCAGGTCGTCGTACGGGGCCGTCCGATCGCCGACGTGGACGCGCTGGAGTACTACGCGTTCAAGGACCGCCTCAAAGAGGTCGCCCTGGAGAGCTACCGGGCTCTGCGCGAGGAGTACGACGTCGTCGTCTGCGAGGGGGCGGGCAGCCCCGCGGAGATCAACCTCCGCCGGGGCGACATCGCGAACATGGGGCTGGCCCGTGCCGCCGACCTGCCCGTCCTCGTCGTGGGGGACATCGACCGGGGCGGCGTGTTCGCGGCGCTGTACGGGACGGTCGGGCTGCTGGAGCCCGCGGACCAGGCGCTCGTCTCGGGGTTCGTCATCAACAAGTTCCGCGGCGCGCGCGAGCTCCTCCAGCCCGGCATCGACCAGATCACGGCGCTCACCGGACGGCCCACCCTCGGCGTCCTGCCCTGGCTGGACGGCCTGTGGCTCGACGTGGAGGACTCCCTGGGACTCGACGCCGCCCGGCCCGCCACGGGCACCCCCCACGGCGAGGAGCCTTTGCGGGTCGCCGTGCTGCGCTTCCCGCGCATCTCCAACTTCACCGACCTCGACGCCCTGTCCTGCGAGCCCGGCGTCTCCGTCCGCTTCGTGACCGGCCCCGGCGAGCTCGCCGACGCCGACCTCATCGTGCTCCCCGGCAGCCGCGCCACGGTCGCGGACCTGGCCTGGCTGCGCGACCGCGGGTTCGCCGCCGCGCTCGCCGCGACGGACAAGCCGGTCCTCGGCGTCTGCGGGGGCTACCAGATGCTCGCCCGCACCATCGCGGACGACGTGGAGTCGGGGAAGGGCATGGTCGAAGGGCTGGGCCTGCTGCCGACCACCGTGCGGTTCGAGAAGGACAAGGTCCTCGCCCGTCCCGAGGGCGAGCACTACGGCTATCCGGTGCGCGCCTACGAGATCCACCACGGCCGTGTCACCGTCCACGGAGGCACCCCCTTCCTGGACGGGTGCAGGCAAGGACGTGTCTTCGGCACCACCTGGCACGGCGCTCTGGAGAACGACGCCTTCCGCCGCGCGTTCCTCGCCGAGACCGCCGAGCTGGCGGGCCGCAGGTTCGTCCCCGCCCCCGGCACCTCCTTCGCCGCCCTGCGCGAGGCCCAGCTCGACGCGCTCGCCGACCTCGTGGCCGACCACTTGGACGGGCCGGCCCTGGACGCCCTCATCACGTCCGGAGCCCCTGCCGGGCTGCCCCTGCTTCCGCCGGGCGGCGTCCCCCACCAGCCGCTATCGTGA
- a CDS encoding DUF1444 domain-containing protein, producing the protein MTDPYDLIVPIPGARVPVDIRLDFPPLPEDTPIREPFAAGLYLSYGVDLPPGDDGRPRVEPVTPRRLAERGMRAESLRERAAGNLRARRPDLALNWFPDVRAVTVTVGGDLEAGLLLDEAFLDKLAGEVDGDLVVGVPARDVFTATGSRDTQGLAKLRWVADRVWARGDHLLSPSLLLRTAEGWVPLPG; encoded by the coding sequence ATGACCGATCCGTATGACCTGATCGTCCCGATCCCGGGGGCACGGGTTCCGGTCGACATCCGGCTGGACTTTCCGCCGCTCCCGGAGGACACCCCTATCCGGGAGCCCTTCGCGGCCGGCCTCTACCTGTCCTATGGCGTCGACCTGCCCCCGGGCGACGACGGCAGGCCCCGGGTGGAGCCGGTCACCCCGCGCCGCCTCGCCGAGCGCGGCATGCGCGCCGAATCGCTGCGCGAGCGGGCCGCGGGCAACCTGCGGGCGCGCCGCCCCGACCTCGCGCTGAACTGGTTCCCGGACGTGCGCGCGGTGACCGTCACGGTCGGCGGCGACCTGGAGGCGGGGCTGCTGCTGGACGAGGCGTTCCTCGACAAGCTCGCCGGGGAGGTCGACGGCGACCTCGTCGTCGGGGTCCCGGCCCGCGACGTCTTCACCGCGACCGGCTCCCGCGACACCCAGGGCCTCGCCAAGCTCCGCTGGGTCGCCGACCGGGTCTGGGCCCGCGGCGACCACCTGCTGTCGCCGAGCCTCCTGCTCAGGACCGCCGAGGGCTGGGTCCCGCTGCCGGGGTGA
- a CDS encoding DUF6504 family protein → MSEPVTVWTGPDGLPRRFVWRDRLFVVRRVLEHWIVSRDWWREQHPESAEPVERRFWRVEASPDRESGVYELRHTPETDEWTLSRVWR, encoded by the coding sequence TTGAGCGAGCCGGTCACCGTGTGGACCGGGCCGGACGGCCTGCCCCGCCGCTTCGTGTGGCGCGACAGGCTCTTCGTCGTCCGCCGCGTCCTCGAGCACTGGATCGTCAGCCGGGACTGGTGGCGCGAGCAGCACCCGGAGTCGGCCGAGCCCGTCGAGCGGCGGTTCTGGCGCGTCGAGGCGTCGCCGGACCGCGAGAGCGGCGTCTACGAGCTGCGGCACACGCCGGAGACCGACGAGTGGACCCTGTCGCGCGTCTGGCGGTGA
- a CDS encoding NAD-dependent epimerase/dehydratase family protein codes for MRVLVAGATGVIGRRLVPLLAGTGHEVFALSRTPVPAQGPSVWPLAVDALEADELRKAVREARPDAVVNLLTAIPAALDPRRMERAFAQTNRLRTEATRTLLDAAREAGTPRIIGEGVAFAYDPDGTGPADEDAPLWHDPPKQFATTLRALVEMEALTHAADGLVLRFGHLYGPGTGFGPEGWVTAQVRERRIPVVGEGTARFSFVHADDAARAVAAALTTSVTGSLNIVDDDPSPVSEWLPALAGLLRADPPHHVPTPVARLVTGAWGVAFFTRLRAAANGRAKDELPWRPYYASWRDGFEADLGAGRS; via the coding sequence ATGCGGGTGCTCGTCGCGGGGGCGACAGGGGTCATCGGCAGGCGGCTGGTGCCGCTGCTGGCGGGGACGGGCCACGAGGTGTTCGCGCTGTCGCGGACGCCCGTGCCCGCCCAGGGGCCTTCGGTGTGGCCGCTCGCGGTCGACGCGCTGGAGGCCGACGAGCTGCGCAAGGCGGTCCGTGAGGCGCGGCCGGACGCGGTGGTGAACCTCCTCACCGCGATCCCCGCCGCGCTCGACCCGCGCCGGATGGAACGCGCGTTCGCCCAGACGAACCGGCTGCGCACCGAGGCGACCAGGACGCTCCTGGACGCCGCCCGCGAGGCGGGGACGCCCCGGATCATCGGCGAAGGCGTCGCGTTCGCCTACGACCCCGACGGCACGGGCCCGGCCGACGAGGACGCGCCGCTCTGGCACGACCCGCCGAAGCAGTTCGCCACAACCCTGCGGGCCCTGGTGGAGATGGAGGCGCTCACCCACGCCGCCGACGGCCTCGTCCTGCGGTTCGGCCACCTGTACGGGCCCGGCACTGGGTTCGGCCCCGAGGGGTGGGTCACCGCGCAGGTCCGGGAGCGGCGGATCCCGGTGGTGGGGGAGGGGACGGCCCGGTTCTCCTTCGTGCACGCCGACGACGCGGCCAGGGCCGTCGCCGCCGCCCTCACCACCTCGGTGACGGGCTCGCTGAACATCGTGGACGACGACCCGTCTCCGGTCTCGGAGTGGCTGCCCGCCCTCGCGGGCCTCCTGCGCGCCGATCCTCCGCACCACGTGCCGACGCCCGTGGCGCGGCTCGTCACGGGCGCGTGGGGCGTCGCGTTCTTCACCAGGCTCAGGGCCGCCGCCAACGGACGGGCCAAGGACGAACTGCCGTGGCGGCCGTACTACGCCTCGTGGAGGGACGGCTTCGAGGCCGACCTGGGGGCGGGCCGCTCCTGA
- a CDS encoding TetR family transcriptional regulator, translating to MAAVTVAGGLRELKKHRTRLALVDAALDLFLSRGYEKTTIDEIVAAVPVSQRTFFRYFAAKEDVILGVVADFDARTVEAVRARPVHEGPVTALLAALRAVLHTVEPAPAAELERMRRLRQVLETNPALIAAQHARHQVSARVLTAELAARMGLDAGLCGPAGLRPRLLAAMFYAAVRVGFEDAACREVFDPAEVVARVEEAVGEALSGLREDWVGGPGCPGHGST from the coding sequence GTGGCGGCGGTGACGGTGGCAGGCGGCCTTCGGGAGCTCAAGAAGCACCGGACGAGACTCGCCCTCGTGGACGCCGCGCTCGACCTGTTCCTGAGCCGGGGCTACGAGAAGACGACGATCGACGAGATCGTCGCGGCGGTCCCGGTGTCCCAGCGGACGTTCTTCCGGTACTTCGCCGCCAAGGAGGACGTCATCCTCGGCGTCGTCGCCGACTTCGACGCGCGGACGGTGGAGGCGGTCCGCGCCCGTCCGGTTCACGAGGGCCCGGTGACCGCGCTGCTCGCCGCGCTGCGCGCGGTGCTGCACACGGTGGAGCCCGCCCCGGCCGCGGAACTCGAGCGGATGCGGCGGCTGCGCCAGGTGCTGGAGACCAACCCCGCCCTCATCGCCGCGCAGCACGCCCGCCACCAGGTCAGCGCGCGGGTGCTGACCGCGGAGCTCGCCGCCCGGATGGGCCTGGACGCGGGGCTGTGCGGTCCGGCCGGCCTGCGGCCCCGGTTGCTGGCGGCGATGTTCTACGCGGCGGTCCGGGTCGGGTTCGAGGACGCCGCGTGCCGCGAGGTCTTCGATCCGGCCGAGGTCGTCGCGCGTGTGGAGGAGGCGGTGGGAGAGGCGCTCAGCGGTCTCCGGGAAGATTGGGTGGGCGGTCCGGGTTGCCCCGGGCACGGCAGTACCTGA
- a CDS encoding GNAT family N-acetyltransferase: MPPSLDDLTWPVTTPRLLIRRAGPADTAPIWDRYRHLESVRWWLSGGDHDFAAFAEKYSDPTRLGGLLVIERDGEIIGDLMLRLGDVWAQFPAPEDPLRQAEIGWCLAPDAQGHGYASEAARELLRISFEDLSLHRVTAFCFTGNTPSWRLMEKLGMRREQHTLKDSVHSSGEILDSYGYALLAEEWRAQERPAPRSASKPSLHEA, encoded by the coding sequence ATGCCGCCCTCCCTTGACGACCTCACCTGGCCCGTGACCACCCCGCGACTCCTCATCCGCCGCGCCGGCCCCGCCGACACCGCCCCCATCTGGGACCGCTACCGGCACCTGGAGTCCGTCCGATGGTGGCTCTCGGGCGGCGACCACGACTTCGCCGCCTTCGCGGAGAAGTACAGCGATCCCACGCGCCTCGGCGGCCTGCTCGTCATCGAGCGCGACGGGGAGATCATCGGCGACCTCATGCTGCGCCTCGGCGACGTGTGGGCGCAGTTCCCCGCGCCGGAGGACCCGCTCCGCCAGGCGGAGATCGGCTGGTGCCTCGCCCCCGACGCCCAGGGGCACGGCTACGCCTCCGAAGCGGCCCGCGAGCTTCTGCGGATCTCCTTCGAGGACCTGTCCCTGCACCGCGTCACCGCGTTCTGCTTCACCGGCAACACCCCGTCCTGGCGGCTCATGGAGAAGCTCGGGATGCGCCGGGAGCAGCACACGCTCAAGGACTCCGTGCACTCCTCCGGAGAGATCCTCGACTCCTACGGCTACGCGCTGCTCGCCGAAGAGTGGCGGGCTCAGGAGCGGCCCGCCCCCAGGTCGGCCTCGAAGCCGTCCCTCCACGAGGCGTAG